Proteins from a genomic interval of Candidatus Nitrosocosmicus arcticus:
- the pstS gene encoding phosphate ABC transporter substrate-binding protein PstS has translation MTNLTNYRILGISLLAVSLLVPVYVNSVNAQQVTINGAGATFPFPLIDTWRVEYQNVNPDVSLNYASIGSGGGVKQFLEKTVDFGATDAPLTATELQQAGNPVHIPETIGSVVLAYNLPEVTTPINLTGPVIADIFLGKIAKWDDPKIKELNPDVALPSEDIISVHRSDGSGTTFVFTDYLAKVSSEWLDSIGVGKSVQWPSGIGAPGNEGVAASIQGSPYSIGYIELAYALTTQMNFASVQNKEGNFITPSLNSTMDAVSAAAATLPQGSESWTNVTLTDPSGPNSYPISSFSYLLLYKELSTNPSIDEQKAKAIVDFIEWAVTDGQQFAEPLGYVPLPQSVVDINEATLKSLTFNGNPILTN, from the coding sequence ATGACTAATTTAACTAACTATAGGATATTAGGTATATCACTTTTAGCCGTATCGCTATTAGTTCCAGTTTATGTGAATTCAGTAAATGCACAACAGGTTACTATTAATGGAGCCGGAGCAACCTTTCCATTTCCTTTAATAGATACTTGGAGAGTGGAATATCAAAACGTAAATCCTGATGTAAGTCTTAATTATGCCTCCATTGGTAGCGGTGGCGGAGTTAAACAATTTCTAGAAAAAACAGTTGACTTTGGTGCAACTGATGCTCCCCTAACTGCAACCGAATTACAACAAGCAGGAAATCCAGTTCATATTCCAGAAACAATAGGTTCAGTTGTTCTTGCATATAATCTTCCAGAAGTAACAACGCCTATTAACCTAACAGGCCCAGTTATAGCTGATATATTTCTAGGAAAAATCGCTAAATGGGATGATCCAAAAATCAAAGAACTTAATCCAGACGTAGCATTACCATCTGAGGATATAATTTCAGTTCACCGCTCTGATGGCTCTGGCACAACTTTTGTATTTACAGACTACTTAGCTAAAGTAAGCAGCGAATGGCTTGACAGTATCGGCGTTGGAAAATCTGTCCAGTGGCCTTCTGGTATAGGAGCACCCGGAAATGAAGGAGTGGCAGCATCAATTCAAGGATCACCTTATTCCATAGGATATATCGAACTAGCCTATGCTCTAACAACACAGATGAATTTTGCATCAGTACAAAACAAAGAGGGTAACTTCATTACTCCGTCACTTAATTCAACTATGGATGCAGTAAGCGCAGCCGCAGCAACACTACCTCAAGGCTCAGAATCATGGACCAATGTAACGTTGACAGATCCATCTGGACCTAATTCTTATCCAATCTCTAGTTTCTCCTATCTTTTGCTTTATAAAGAATTGAGTACAAATCCATCCATAGATGAACAAAAAGCAAAAGCAATAGTTGATTTCATAGAGTGGGCTGTAACTGATGGTCAACAATTCGCAGAACCGTTGGGATATGTTCCATTACCTCAATCTGTCGTTGATATCAATGAAGCAACATTGAAATCATTGACTTTTAATGGAAACCCAATACTCACCAACTAA
- a CDS encoding VOC family protein has product MKYLSMIERVTKFYSTLFGWQIEKNTSAGFDYYLINTKNDVDGRASSYSGGMIKKRAPADHTVIYVPSVEEYAKKVDENGGKILVQKTEVKDMGYFIYCKDSEQNRFVLWEGI; this is encoded by the coding sequence TTGAAATACCTTTCGATGATTGAAAGAGTAACGAAATTCTATTCTACGCTCTTTGGATGGCAAATAGAAAAAAATACTTCAGCTGGGTTTGATTATTACCTCATAAATACCAAGAATGATGTTGATGGGAGAGCGTCGTCTTATTCGGGCGGTATGATTAAAAAAAGAGCACCTGCAGATCATACTGTGATATATGTCCCTTCTGTGGAAGAATATGCTAAGAAGGTGGATGAAAATGGTGGAAAAATATTGGTTCAAAAAACAGAAGTTAAGGATATGGGATATTTCATTTATTGTAAAGATTCAGAACAAAATAGATTCGTTTTATGGGAGGGGATTTAA
- a CDS encoding CYTH domain-containing protein translates to MSEIETAILILSSDNRLIIEKIKKMISIHGYKATEAGTVIINDEYFDIQDNVLKKNETNLRIRTTNNESIKITLKQDKEKNEEYFDRIEMEKSWSHLFYEELVNKLEVISDQFQYSRNKYDDDPKKTFCNLGLNTILEKETKRSIINAVNDTTSQLEFEFAFDYVTVFAKSKNPIGFLELEIESKSKGNQTKINQFVKDIIKDDFFRQWSYNKLETGLAAIHLYEKNELEESKDYDKDHILTRRGLGKIESYLNNLESNIHS, encoded by the coding sequence GTGAGTGAAATTGAAACTGCGATTTTAATATTGTCTAGTGATAACAGGTTAATTATAGAAAAAATCAAAAAGATGATTAGCATACACGGATACAAGGCAACAGAAGCTGGAACGGTGATCATAAACGATGAATATTTTGATATTCAAGACAATGTGTTGAAAAAAAATGAAACCAATTTACGGATCAGAACTACAAATAATGAAAGCATCAAGATTACACTAAAACAGGACAAAGAAAAGAATGAAGAATATTTTGATAGGATCGAGATGGAGAAATCATGGTCCCATCTATTCTATGAAGAACTAGTGAACAAATTAGAGGTAATTAGTGATCAGTTTCAGTATTCAAGAAATAAATATGATGATGACCCAAAAAAGACCTTTTGTAATTTGGGGTTAAACACTATTTTAGAAAAGGAAACAAAAAGATCTATTATAAATGCAGTAAATGACACAACAAGCCAACTAGAATTTGAATTCGCATTCGATTATGTTACAGTTTTTGCAAAATCTAAAAATCCCATTGGTTTCTTAGAACTTGAGATAGAATCAAAGAGTAAGGGAAATCAGACAAAGATTAATCAATTTGTCAAAGACATAATAAAAGACGACTTTTTTAGACAATGGTCATATAATAAATTGGAAACTGGGTTAGCGGCAATACACCTTTATGAGAAAAATGAATTAGAAGAATCTAAAGACTATGACAAAGATCATATTTTAACTAGAAGAGGTCTTGGAAAGATAGAATCTTATCTCAATAATCTAGAATCAAATATCCATAGTTGA
- a CDS encoding reverse transcriptase-like protein, producing the protein MRKINIAIDVDGSPSGYISWHNHFQNKSKIRTLKPYRKNERYGVQRMEMLAVYFAISDNLKMLKTKLKKRGNKKIIIIRSDSKSTIEQLNRRSKVKDGIIKRVYNSIIKIMEKLSCTLVFDYLRRTNNKAGKILELLRKENKYGYYVPLVRNTNT; encoded by the coding sequence TTGCGCAAAATAAATATCGCAATTGATGTAGACGGATCACCATCTGGATATATCTCCTGGCATAATCATTTTCAAAATAAAAGCAAAATAAGAACGCTAAAACCTTACAGGAAGAATGAACGATACGGCGTCCAGAGAATGGAAATGTTGGCAGTATATTTTGCAATTTCTGATAATCTCAAAATGTTAAAAACTAAACTAAAAAAAAGAGGGAATAAAAAAATAATCATCATTAGAAGCGATTCTAAATCTACAATAGAGCAACTTAATAGAAGGTCAAAAGTAAAGGACGGGATTATCAAAAGAGTATACAATTCAATAATAAAAATCATGGAAAAATTATCTTGTACTTTAGTATTTGATTATTTAAGGAGAACCAATAACAAAGCAGGCAAAATTCTAGAACTTCTTAGAAAAGAAAACAAGTATGGCTATTATGTCCCTCTAGTTAGAAATACCAATACATAG
- a CDS encoding CHRD domain-containing protein, whose protein sequence is MYAQIFVTELTGEEQPLPTNTNAFGNIIIIGNNDTLQYDLYAEDLANVKHIGIHQGDSDEHGKVVVSLFETKNPVGVPIVDLAGNITNEDLKGPMTDATINDLVGNMTEGNDYVNIQTSDFPLGEIRGQLSLQEEEDDEEPNN, encoded by the coding sequence ATCTATGCTCAAATTTTTGTAACTGAACTAACAGGCGAAGAACAACCACTTCCTACAAACACGAATGCCTTTGGTAATATTATCATTATTGGTAATAATGATACCTTGCAATACGACTTGTATGCCGAAGACTTGGCCAATGTTAAGCATATTGGAATTCATCAAGGAGATAGTGACGAACATGGAAAAGTTGTAGTATCATTATTTGAAACCAAAAATCCAGTAGGTGTACCTATTGTAGATTTGGCCGGGAACATTACAAATGAAGACTTGAAAGGTCCAATGACTGATGCGACAATCAATGATTTAGTTGGAAATATGACCGAAGGTAATGATTATGTAAATATTCAGACATCTGATTTCCCGCTGGGAGAGATTAGAGGACAACTTTCGTTGCAAGAGGAAGAAGATGACGAAGAACCAAATAATTAG
- the tmk gene encoding dTMP kinase — translation MLQVFGNNNLNNVKNDESGVLIVVEGIDGSGKSTQIHLVDRWLRSKGYDVFFTEWNSSETVKEITSKGKKKVSLTPMTFSLLHSTDFADRYEKNIYPLLRAGYIVLADRYIYTALARDTVRGCDKSWVKNMYSYARKPDLTFYFRVPIETAVDRIISGRPKLKHYEAGMDLGLSKDEYESYRIFQGRIVDEYESMVNDENFIVIDGTLDIEKQQNIVRRNVLKTLKLKNRIQGNTT, via the coding sequence ATGTTGCAAGTATTTGGAAATAATAATCTTAACAATGTTAAAAATGACGAATCCGGAGTCCTCATTGTAGTTGAAGGAATAGACGGATCAGGCAAATCTACACAAATTCATTTGGTGGATAGATGGTTACGCTCTAAAGGATACGATGTTTTTTTTACAGAGTGGAATTCTTCCGAGACCGTGAAAGAAATTACCTCCAAAGGAAAAAAAAAAGTAAGCTTAACACCGATGACTTTTTCACTATTACATTCAACAGATTTTGCTGACAGATATGAAAAGAATATTTATCCGTTGCTGAGAGCTGGTTATATCGTTCTTGCAGATAGGTATATCTACACAGCGTTAGCAAGAGATACAGTAAGGGGATGTGACAAATCTTGGGTGAAGAATATGTACAGTTATGCTCGAAAACCTGATTTAACTTTTTATTTCAGGGTACCAATCGAAACCGCGGTAGATAGAATTATTTCCGGACGACCAAAACTGAAACACTATGAAGCTGGGATGGATCTTGGACTAAGTAAAGATGAATATGAAAGTTATAGAATATTTCAGGGAAGAATTGTTGATGAGTATGAATCGATGGTTAATGATGAAAATTTTATAGTAATTGATGGGACACTTGATATAGAAAAACAACAAAATATTGTAAGAAGAAACGTATTGAAGACGTTAAAATTGAAAAATCGGATACAAGGAAATACTACTTGA
- the tmk gene encoding dTMP kinase, translated as MTSRILTKKKYSTNDDKGNNKIKFIDHSGIKYLKDIEIHGSFIVIEGPDASGRSTQIQKITEKLEADGHAVVNTGLKRSALISKGIIEAKRNYQVGRRTMALYYAADFADQLENKIIPALKAGFVVISDRYIYTLIARSSVRGINKNWLHQLHSFAIKPDLIFYLNVDPYNLIHRVFKKNKSLDYYESGADLGISADIFDSFIKYQYLLKKEFNVMQKKYGLIDIDGDKDIEDINDQIQSKISEFLNHNKKNITII; from the coding sequence ATGACCTCAAGAATATTAACAAAGAAAAAATATTCGACTAATGATGACAAAGGCAATAATAAAATTAAATTTATCGACCATTCAGGAATAAAATATCTTAAAGACATTGAAATCCATGGATCGTTCATCGTAATAGAAGGACCAGATGCCTCGGGAAGGAGTACTCAAATTCAAAAAATAACCGAGAAATTAGAGGCTGATGGACACGCAGTGGTTAATACCGGACTAAAAAGATCTGCTCTCATTTCGAAGGGGATAATTGAAGCGAAACGAAACTATCAAGTTGGAAGAAGAACTATGGCATTGTATTATGCAGCAGATTTCGCCGATCAGTTGGAAAATAAAATAATTCCTGCCCTTAAAGCTGGGTTTGTCGTAATTTCTGACAGGTATATCTATACCCTTATTGCGAGAAGTTCGGTTAGAGGAATAAATAAAAATTGGTTACATCAATTACATAGTTTTGCAATTAAACCCGACCTTATTTTCTATCTGAATGTGGATCCATATAATTTGATACATAGAGTCTTCAAAAAGAATAAATCGCTTGATTATTATGAATCGGGAGCAGATCTAGGTATTTCGGCAGATATTTTTGATTCCTTTATTAAATATCAATATTTATTGAAAAAAGAATTCAATGTTATGCAAAAAAAATACGGACTTATTGATATCGATGGTGATAAAGACATTGAAGATATTAACGACCAAATTCAATCAAAAATAAGTGAATTTCTAAATCATAATAAGAAGAATATTACCATAATTTAA
- a CDS encoding DUF5996 family protein, with protein sequence MSLNKNIWPALPLSEWKDTYDTLHRLTQIVGKIRLALEPLVNHWWNTTLYINSRGLTTSAMSYSNLQLQIDFDFIDHLLIIQTSEGITKKITLESRPVANFYQEIMSALGDINIYVPIWTTPVEVPDRTPFEEDYKHESYDREYVGRFWHILSQVYRVFTEFRSQFTGKVSPVHFFWGAFDLAVTRFSGRTAPMHPGAPNVARFVAVEAYSHEVSSCGFWPGGGHIDSPIFYSYAYPEPNGYKEFAIQPREAVYESNMGEFMLPYDIVRASNSSDEVLLNFLQSTYVAAATTAKWDRETLERQ encoded by the coding sequence ATGTCGTTAAATAAGAATATCTGGCCAGCGCTGCCATTATCAGAATGGAAAGATACCTATGATACACTACACAGATTGACTCAAATAGTTGGAAAAATACGACTTGCACTAGAACCTCTAGTGAATCATTGGTGGAATACTACTCTGTATATCAACTCTAGGGGACTTACAACCTCGGCAATGTCCTATAGCAATCTACAGTTGCAGATAGATTTTGATTTTATTGATCACTTACTTATTATTCAAACAAGTGAAGGTATCACCAAAAAAATTACCTTGGAATCTCGTCCAGTAGCTAATTTTTACCAAGAAATAATGTCTGCCCTAGGAGATATTAACATATATGTTCCTATCTGGACAACACCAGTCGAGGTTCCAGATCGGACCCCGTTTGAAGAGGATTACAAACATGAATCATATGATCGTGAATATGTAGGGCGCTTTTGGCATATTTTATCTCAAGTATATAGAGTGTTTACGGAGTTCCGTTCACAATTCACAGGTAAAGTGAGTCCTGTTCATTTTTTCTGGGGAGCTTTTGATTTGGCTGTGACACGTTTTTCTGGACGGACAGCTCCCATGCATCCAGGAGCGCCTAACGTGGCTAGATTTGTTGCAGTTGAAGCATATTCACATGAAGTAAGTAGTTGTGGTTTCTGGCCAGGTGGTGGTCATATAGATAGCCCGATTTTTTACTCCTATGCCTATCCTGAGCCAAATGGATATAAGGAATTTGCCATCCAGCCAAGAGAAGCAGTGTATGAGTCTAACATGGGAGAGTTTATGTTACCATATGATATAGTTCGTGCATCAAATTCATCTGATGAGGTATTATTGAATTTTCTTCAGAGTACCTATGTAGCTGCCGCCACTACTGCCAAATGGGATAGGGAAACGTTAGAGCGTCAGTAA
- a CDS encoding CHAD domain-containing protein — protein MLEYYYIHFDVNTYVHNCTQNFKRVYVKLDKYLENPTEDNIHHMRTSLRRLEATYQSSPKQIRKKKKVEEFARVGKRFFKTNSKIRDIDIILEKLAKEGKMSEQQLEYYENPLMQDRGHQLEEARTIALSLRELIVPSLYDKNKTDKNFKGNAMKRLAKITRELKNRIEDKIPVVIGDESRITELHELRKDSKKLRYLIELVINKENDNTTKSNTNDITNKLVDNNDHKILEHLEKIQEILGDIHDYDIVIDYLRQRQGSNSPTITNALTNIMKIRKTKFDNFVNFNRSTTSKSLMVTGGSK, from the coding sequence ATGTTAGAATATTACTACATTCATTTTGACGTTAACACGTATGTTCATAACTGTACTCAAAATTTTAAAAGGGTTTATGTAAAATTAGACAAGTATTTAGAAAATCCAACGGAAGATAACATTCATCATATGCGAACATCGCTACGGAGACTCGAAGCGACGTATCAATCAAGTCCTAAACAAATACGAAAAAAAAAGAAAGTTGAAGAGTTTGCTCGAGTAGGTAAAAGATTTTTCAAAACTAACAGTAAGATAAGAGATATTGATATAATCCTGGAAAAGTTGGCTAAAGAAGGTAAAATGTCTGAACAGCAACTTGAATATTATGAGAACCCCTTAATGCAGGACAGAGGACATCAACTCGAGGAAGCTAGAACAATTGCTCTAAGTTTAAGGGAATTAATTGTCCCTAGTTTATACGACAAAAATAAGACTGATAAGAACTTTAAAGGGAATGCGATGAAAAGATTGGCAAAGATCACTAGGGAGTTAAAGAATAGAATAGAAGATAAAATTCCAGTAGTAATCGGTGACGAAAGTAGAATCACGGAATTACACGAACTAAGGAAAGATTCAAAGAAATTGCGCTACTTGATCGAACTTGTAATAAATAAAGAGAATGATAATACTACTAAATCAAACACAAATGATATTACAAATAAATTAGTTGACAATAATGATCACAAGATCCTCGAACACCTTGAAAAAATTCAAGAGATCCTTGGAGATATCCATGACTATGACATTGTTATTGATTATTTGAGGCAACGTCAAGGATCAAATAGTCCCACAATCACAAATGCATTAACAAATATTATGAAGATAAGAAAGACAAAATTTGATAATTTCGTTAATTTTAACAGATCTACCACATCTAAATCATTGATGGTGACTGGTGGCTCAAAATAG
- a CDS encoding SixA phosphatase family protein encodes MRVSWGEKIYKVLLILRHAKSSWKDKKLDDHDRPLNKRGRSEAIKMGEYLKKTNMMPDTIITSSALRAIETTKYICRYSGYNNLVEVNFSLHQGGIDAYINALTAVANDKQKLLIIGHNPDLEELVGIIINKTIKIPTCTLVQINLSIENWKSINLHCNFRSELVNIWRPKKIE; translated from the coding sequence ATGCGTGTTAGTTGGGGTGAGAAAATTTACAAAGTTTTATTAATACTCAGACATGCAAAATCCAGCTGGAAGGATAAAAAATTAGATGATCACGATAGGCCCCTTAACAAGAGAGGTAGAAGCGAAGCTATCAAAATGGGAGAATATTTAAAAAAAACAAATATGATGCCAGATACGATAATAACCTCTTCAGCGCTTAGAGCTATTGAAACTACTAAATACATATGTAGATATTCTGGCTATAATAATCTCGTTGAGGTTAATTTTTCATTGCATCAAGGTGGTATTGATGCATACATTAATGCACTAACTGCGGTAGCTAATGACAAACAAAAATTACTAATCATTGGACACAATCCCGATCTAGAAGAGTTGGTAGGCATTATAATCAATAAAACAATAAAGATACCGACCTGTACCCTTGTTCAAATAAATTTAAGCATTGAAAATTGGAAATCTATCAACCTACATTGCAATTTTAGATCTGAACTTGTAAATATTTGGAGACCTAAAAAAATCGAATAG
- a CDS encoding alkaline phosphatase PhoX: protein MKQNNISLIIIGSLLLMPFAFINSGQAYADSFKTQKESYVTLALDVANNSSITALLITNDNLTNGFKFPQAPDGIGAVQLEDGKVELFINHELENATEDGQDGFAKVSKITLNQSDLSVINGTLIINGTEGYEALCSSYLVDGQGFIHPVYFTNEETNNGLVISIDTVNNTIKELPWLGKFSHENTIPVPYFANTINKTVMIGFEDGDATESEVYLYVADSPTDLLSDKGQLFVFGLENNDTINSTASNWADIYYNNNTVGGKFIPLVWDHKLQNETDLHAEAIEKGGFQFIRPEDGAMDKRQGFENVVYMLETGSDLDENDEPIPASSVNGQNFTEGRIYKFTFTDPADPTKVTIEVMADGNDQSAPGHNVLINPDNLDTSLNSIMIQEDHNDYNRFEATTPYNVTNNAKIIKIDLQTNEFTPIAYVNQHEDENAKHGEWESSGIIDASEYFGQGTWILDVQAHSINEGGQLLFMNIPNS from the coding sequence TTGAAACAGAACAATATTTCTTTAATAATTATAGGTTCATTATTGTTGATGCCCTTTGCTTTCATCAATAGTGGACAAGCATATGCGGATTCATTTAAGACTCAAAAAGAGTCTTACGTTACTTTGGCACTTGATGTAGCAAATAATAGTAGCATAACCGCTCTACTAATTACAAACGACAATCTTACTAATGGATTCAAGTTTCCCCAAGCTCCAGATGGCATAGGTGCGGTGCAACTTGAAGATGGAAAAGTAGAACTATTCATAAATCATGAACTTGAAAATGCAACAGAGGACGGACAGGATGGATTTGCAAAGGTCTCCAAAATAACACTAAATCAATCTGATCTATCAGTAATTAACGGGACATTAATTATCAATGGCACAGAGGGGTATGAAGCTCTGTGTTCTAGTTACTTAGTTGACGGACAAGGGTTTATACACCCAGTATACTTTACAAACGAAGAAACAAACAATGGTCTTGTTATTTCAATAGATACCGTAAATAACACCATTAAGGAACTTCCTTGGTTAGGAAAATTTTCTCATGAAAATACTATCCCCGTTCCATATTTTGCAAATACAATTAATAAAACAGTAATGATTGGATTTGAAGATGGTGATGCCACAGAATCAGAAGTTTACTTGTATGTCGCAGATTCTCCTACCGATCTTTTAAGCGATAAAGGTCAGCTATTTGTGTTTGGTCTAGAGAATAACGATACTATAAATTCAACCGCATCAAACTGGGCTGATATTTACTATAACAACAATACAGTCGGTGGCAAGTTTATACCTCTGGTGTGGGATCATAAACTACAAAATGAGACAGATCTGCATGCCGAGGCAATAGAAAAAGGGGGATTTCAATTTATAAGACCAGAAGATGGTGCAATGGATAAAAGGCAAGGATTTGAAAATGTTGTTTACATGCTTGAAACAGGTAGCGATTTAGATGAAAACGATGAACCTATTCCGGCCTCCTCTGTAAATGGTCAAAATTTCACCGAGGGTAGAATATACAAGTTCACGTTTACCGATCCTGCTGATCCAACTAAAGTCACGATTGAAGTGATGGCAGACGGGAATGATCAATCTGCACCTGGGCATAACGTACTCATAAATCCGGATAATCTGGATACAAGCCTAAATAGTATAATGATTCAAGAGGACCATAATGATTATAACCGCTTTGAAGCAACAACTCCATACAACGTTACAAATAATGCAAAGATAATCAAAATAGATTTACAAACAAATGAGTTTACCCCTATAGCGTATGTCAACCAGCATGAGGATGAAAATGCCAAACATGGTGAATGGGAATCAAGTGGAATCATAGATGCATCAGAGTATTTTGGCCAAGGAACATGGATATTGGACGTCCAAGCTCACTCAATAAATGAAGGAGGGCAACTGTTATTCATGAATATTCCAAACTCTTAA
- a CDS encoding undecaprenyl-diphosphate phosphatase produces the protein MTVDIVQSLILGIVQGITEWLPISSSGHLALTQLLLNIHVPIFFDLILHIGTLAGLLGFYRTDLSMIFRSVFFSRSMSLQAVKEYRKLLMLIVIGTIPTAVIAFALKSLFEFSFYDFFLLSIGFLISGIFIYITKFFKKGSKEINNLDAVLIGIAQGFSVFSSISRSGITISLGMIRQIDHAQLVRFSFLLSIPAIIGGSVFDFVLMDDAQLSTIGEIPLSSYIVGFLSAAIIGYITIKLLIDIINRGKLYYFGYYCLGLAAILLIYSFIL, from the coding sequence ATGACAGTTGATATCGTTCAATCTTTAATTCTGGGAATCGTGCAAGGAATAACGGAGTGGTTGCCAATATCTAGTTCAGGTCATCTAGCACTAACCCAGCTATTACTTAATATTCATGTACCTATCTTCTTTGATTTAATTCTTCATATAGGAACTCTGGCGGGTCTCCTAGGGTTTTATCGAACTGATTTGTCAATGATTTTCAGGTCTGTTTTCTTTTCTCGTTCCATGTCTTTACAAGCCGTCAAAGAATATCGAAAACTATTGATGCTTATCGTAATTGGAACCATTCCTACTGCAGTTATCGCATTTGCACTAAAGTCTTTGTTCGAATTTTCATTTTATGATTTCTTTTTATTATCTATAGGATTCTTGATAAGTGGTATATTCATTTATATCACTAAATTTTTCAAGAAAGGTTCCAAGGAAATTAATAATCTTGACGCTGTTTTAATCGGGATAGCACAGGGATTCTCTGTATTCTCAAGCATTTCTCGAAGTGGTATTACAATTTCTTTAGGAATGATAAGGCAAATTGATCATGCTCAATTGGTCCGGTTTTCATTCCTGTTATCTATTCCGGCCATTATTGGGGGCTCTGTATTTGATTTTGTTCTAATGGATGATGCCCAGTTATCTACAATAGGAGAAATTCCACTCTCGTCTTATATAGTTGGATTTTTATCAGCCGCAATAATTGGGTATATAACAATAAAACTGTTAATAGATATCATAAACAGAGGAAAACTGTACTATTTTGGATACTACTGTTTAGGACTAGCAGCGATATTACTAATATATTCATTCATCTTATAA
- a CDS encoding cupin domain-containing protein encodes MKSSKVKVIEPNKGKHIAVAGDINSILASKEDTAGTYSFIEAKVFPGGGPIPHIQTREHEGFYIIEGQLLFNVDGQRIEAKPGMFVNIPPNVLHSFKNETTETAKIIIVLSPAGMEQLFVEVGVEVSNNNVKPQSMDNGQKQTFARLASNYGMKIRTQN; translated from the coding sequence ATGAAAAGCAGCAAAGTAAAAGTCATTGAACCTAACAAAGGAAAACATATAGCTGTAGCTGGCGACATCAACTCAATACTTGCATCAAAGGAAGACACTGCTGGGACTTACAGTTTTATCGAAGCTAAGGTTTTTCCAGGAGGAGGCCCGATTCCGCACATTCAAACACGTGAACATGAAGGGTTTTACATTATTGAAGGACAACTATTATTTAATGTGGACGGCCAACGAATTGAAGCCAAGCCTGGAATGTTCGTTAATATTCCACCCAATGTTTTACATAGTTTCAAAAATGAAACTACTGAGACTGCAAAGATAATAATTGTATTATCCCCAGCCGGAATGGAGCAACTCTTTGTTGAAGTAGGCGTGGAAGTTTCTAACAATAATGTAAAGCCCCAGTCAATGGATAACGGACAAAAACAAACGTTTGCCAGATTGGCATCTAACTATGGCATGAAAATAAGAACACAGAATTAA